One window of Candidatus Nitrosocosmicus arcticus genomic DNA carries:
- a CDS encoding phosphomethylpyrimidine synthase ThiC translates to MKVIGIGKGLKTKVNVNIGTSILYQNIEVSKAKSSLKYSADTMMTLSDGLDLNIKRRNYLVRHQLLHLVLCLSTKLMDMELKNTRILLT, encoded by the coding sequence ATTAAAGTAATAGGCATAGGGAAAGGCCTAAAAACTAAGGTTAATGTAAATATCGGAACATCGATTTTATATCAAAATATTGAAGTTTCTAAAGCCAAATCCTCATTGAAGTACAGTGCTGATACAATGATGACCCTTTCTGATGGATTGGACCTAAACATTAAAAGGAGAAATTACTTGGTGCGGCATCAACTATTACATTTGGTTCTGTGCCTATCTACCAAACTTATGGATATGGAGTTGAAAAACACCAGAATCCTCTTAACATAA
- a CDS encoding cupredoxin domain-containing protein, giving the protein MVNYSLFSSIIIAATFIILLGSYSSQADIKANATLQTNNTGSAIHVDAGRGSVSLSQNAYFPQTVEINAGESVIWTNPTEGPEPHTVTFVMANESYAELIAPFAIDNSTQLSPVPPDANSAPTIIPQGPDTPRLVIGVNDRALNPYAIDSQGNVESLPLNGNYTMEGTDKYVNSGPIFPPGMAPPGWPPISQFSVTFEQPGTYNYICLFHTGQAGSIIVK; this is encoded by the coding sequence ATGGTAAATTATTCATTATTTTCAAGTATTATTATCGCCGCCACATTCATTATCCTTCTAGGATCTTATTCATCCCAAGCGGACATAAAGGCCAATGCAACACTTCAAACAAATAATACTGGCTCTGCCATTCATGTAGATGCTGGTAGGGGAAGCGTTTCTTTGTCACAAAACGCCTATTTTCCTCAAACAGTAGAAATTAATGCGGGTGAAAGTGTAATATGGACTAATCCAACAGAGGGACCAGAACCACACACAGTAACATTTGTAATGGCAAACGAATCCTATGCGGAATTGATTGCCCCCTTCGCTATAGATAATTCTACTCAATTAAGCCCTGTTCCACCAGATGCAAACAGTGCTCCCACCATTATTCCGCAAGGTCCAGATACTCCAAGACTTGTCATCGGGGTAAACGATAGAGCATTAAATCCATACGCAATAGATTCACAAGGAAATGTTGAAAGTCTTCCACTAAACGGCAACTATACAATGGAGGGTACAGATAAGTATGTTAATTCCGGACCAATATTCCCTCCAGGTATGGCTCCACCAGGATGGCCGCCAATTAGTCAATTCTCAGTCACTTTTGAGCAACCAGGAACCTACAATTATATATGTTTGTTCCATACTGGGCAAGCTGGAAGTATCATAGTCAAGTAA
- a CDS encoding extracellular solute-binding protein, producing the protein MNIIINYLMTNKKQNGLFLILFVIIGLYSVHLLGEFSSAKGTVTGDNQDKVFVMYAGSLVKIFEEVIGPAFQSESGYPYVGEGKGSVQVSNLIKDGFRTPDVFVSAGTVPMTRLMDTTPPLVDWLLKFGSAEIVIAYSPSSPHFGDLERARMGEIPWYEVVSQDGFKFGRTDPELDPKGYYGIITADLANNYYNDSTIKDRIFGEDRNPKQIFPEETLKTVLETGSLDAVIAYKHEAISRDLPYITLPKEINLGDSTYSDLYKLANYTLKADQKTIYGEPVDFSITIPKTVKNMDGAISFVNFILSKNGSQLLESQGLNPINITSEGNTDDIPFSIKETIP; encoded by the coding sequence TTGAATATTATAATTAACTATTTAATGACGAACAAGAAGCAGAATGGTTTATTCTTGATACTCTTTGTTATCATTGGATTATATTCAGTACATTTACTTGGTGAATTTTCAAGTGCAAAAGGAACTGTAACTGGCGATAATCAAGATAAAGTCTTTGTGATGTATGCTGGATCCCTTGTGAAAATATTTGAAGAGGTAATTGGACCTGCGTTTCAAAGTGAATCTGGATATCCATACGTCGGAGAAGGGAAAGGGTCCGTTCAAGTTTCAAATTTGATTAAGGATGGATTCAGGACACCTGATGTATTTGTTAGTGCTGGTACCGTACCAATGACAAGGCTAATGGATACTACCCCTCCTCTAGTAGATTGGCTTTTAAAGTTTGGATCTGCTGAAATTGTGATTGCTTACTCACCAAGTAGTCCACACTTTGGTGATTTAGAGAGAGCAAGAATGGGTGAAATTCCATGGTATGAAGTTGTTTCTCAGGATGGTTTCAAATTTGGTAGAACAGATCCTGAGTTGGATCCAAAAGGATACTATGGAATCATTACCGCTGATTTAGCAAATAACTATTACAATGATTCAACTATCAAGGATAGAATATTTGGAGAGGATAGAAATCCCAAACAGATATTTCCCGAAGAAACGCTTAAGACAGTGTTAGAAACGGGTTCTTTGGATGCAGTCATAGCATACAAACACGAGGCTATATCAAGAGATCTTCCCTACATCACTTTACCTAAAGAGATTAATCTGGGTGATTCCACTTATTCTGATTTGTATAAACTTGCAAATTACACTTTGAAAGCTGATCAGAAAACAATTTATGGTGAACCAGTCGACTTTTCAATCACCATACCAAAGACTGTTAAGAATATGGACGGTGCAATCTCGTTTGTAAACTTTATACTTTCCAAAAATGGATCACAGTTACTGGAAAGTCAAGGACTTAATCCGATCAACATAACATCTGAAGGAAATACTGATGATATTCCTTTTTCTATAAAAGAGACAATTCCGTAG